AGCAGGTGATAATGGGTACGGAGATAATCCCCGAACGGCTTGGAAACATTGGATTTGACCTTGCCGGTATCGTCACCCAGGAAGGTGTGGACCATCATACTGACCGTCCCCGCGGCCGGATCGTGCCCATGTTTTTCCCGTGATTTGCGGTAGGCCGCAATCTTCGGCGCAAGCGACTCCGTCGTTTCGCCGAGCAAAGCCGTCAGAACGTTGAGGCCGCGGCGGCCTGCTTCGATGAAGGTTTCCGTGGACTGGCACGCAACCCAGAAGGGGATGCGCGACTGCACGGGTCGTGGCAGGGTTTTCGCTTCGACGATATTGCCGTCCGCATCCTCGAACGAGACCGCCTCGCCGGCAAGCAGCCGGGTGATCTGTTCATAGGAGCGCCACATGGTGCTGCGGCGGTTGCCGTGCGGCTCCTTCGAAAAGACGAATTCATCTTTAGTCCAGCCGGCCGCAATCGCGATGCCTGCCCTGCCGCCGGAAAGATTGTCGACGACCGCCCATTCCTCAGCCACGCGAGCGGGATGGTGCAGG
The DNA window shown above is from Agrobacterium tumefaciens and carries:
- a CDS encoding LLM class flavin-dependent oxidoreductase, encoding MKFSLFYFDGDGSRPGQENYRLLMDSAQFADKNDLEALWVPERHFHAFGGLYPNPSIVSAALAMVTRKVQLRAGSVVAALHHPARVAEEWAVVDNLSGGRAGIAIAAGWTKDEFVFSKEPHGNRRSTMWRSYEQITRLLAGEAVSFEDADGNIVEAKTLPRPVQSRIPFWVACQSTETFIEAGRRGLNVLTALLGETTESLAPKIAAYRKSREKHGHDPAAGTVSMMVHTFLGDDTGKVKSNVSKPFGDYLRTHYHLLEGLGRSMGVDITLDNFSDDDLDSLIEFGIEGFMKGRSLIGTPESCQSTVDTLAEMGVDEIACLIDFVQDYDLVMGSLPFLLKLVETNRPPVRVARAV